The Nomascus leucogenys isolate Asia chromosome 16, Asia_NLE_v1, whole genome shotgun sequence genome includes a region encoding these proteins:
- the LOC100604897 gene encoding cytochrome b-c1 complex subunit 7, which yields MAGKQAVSASGKWLDGIRKWYYNAAGFNKLGLMRDDTIYEDEDVKEAIRRLPENLYNDRMFRIKRALDLTMKHQILPKEQWTKYEEENFYLEPYLKEVIRERKEREEWAKK from the exons ATGGCTGGCAAGCAGGCCG TTTCAGCATCAGGCAAGTGGCTGGATGGTATTCGAAAATGGTATTACAATGCTGCAGGATTCAATAAACTGG GGTTAATGCGAGATGATACAATATACGAGGATGAAGACGTAAAAGAAGCCATAAGAAGGCTTCCTGAGAACCTTTATAATGACAGGATGTTTCGCATTAAGAGGGCACTGGACCTGACCATGAAGCATCAGATCTTGCCTAAAGAGCAGTGGACCAAATATGAAGAG gAAAATTTCTACCTTGAACCGTATCTGAAAGAGGTTATtcgggaaagaaaagaaagagaagaatgggCAAAGAAGTAA